A region of the Centropristis striata isolate RG_2023a ecotype Rhode Island chromosome 20, C.striata_1.0, whole genome shotgun sequence genome:
aaaactcaccaaactccaGTTGCTTAATGCTTACAGTTGAAGACGACCTCCCCGTTGACTACAAGTTCCGCAATGTTTCTCCAGCGCTGATGCCCGCGTGCTGTCAGAGAGGCTGCAGACGTATTGGACGGACAGTTTGACgtcaccaacaacaacaacaacaatgaagaaATAAGAAACATGCAGTTATTCTGATTATACTGGAAAAGAAACATACCCTGGAGGCCATGTTGGCGGTAGGTCCGGTGTTTTACTTCTCCAGTGGATTCATAAGGTCCGTTACGAAGTGTCACACGCGCATTTTTTGGCGTCATTTGTTGTGGTCACCTGAGTGTCCAGAATCCTATTTGTCGTagttgttaaaaacaaacaaactttatcCAACTTTTAGGTTATCTTACTGATACCGACGCTCCTTTGGAACATTAAATTGGATTTTTGAGTATCTCATTGTAATATCAAATaagtcaatcaaatcaaaactactttatttatccccgaggggaaattaagttagtctggtagaatctcttgaagaatgagacagggAAAGGAGGAGCGAAGGGTCTTtcgtatctctccgtcctgcaacggagagagaggagccgtccactgctgtttttttggtccattaaGGTTTTGTGTTGCGGATGATCTCTCAACCACCTCCTCCTACTAATAgctactaataccacactacaagattactccactacaagtaaaagtcctgcattcaaaacttaaataagtaaaagtacaaagtcatcagcatcaacatgtatcaaaagtaaaagtacttgttgtgcagaatggccccactcagattgttttatatattctagatatagtattacattatttgtgttGATGCATGTATGTCAGTagcgttttcattttgtaaagggctcatttttaatacttcatatactgttatgagatttaatttttgaaaaaaagtctaatcactttaaatttttcatgttttcaatgttaaatcttcacctgaaaaaaagctgtcggctaaatgtatcggagtaagaagtacaatagTTGCCTCCAAATGTagtgtggagtagaagtataaagttacatagaaTGGAAATACTCTAAATATTCAGTAcatttacctcaaaattgtgGCGGCATAGCTCAATCAATCATaccaattgttcattttgtgataaaagcactaaatttggcagatgtgttgataaatatatttggaacaaaactggatattgggctatcacaaattcagaccctggttgtcgtggcagccattttttcaAAATGGCTACAAGCAGTTGGTTAAACTTTCCTTTCCCATTGGACCCAGGTGCAATAATGGACATAATCTAGATCCTATAGCCCTGAGAACCAAATAAAATCACacttttacagacttttacCAAGTAATTGGTCAtctcattatattataatattattatattgtgcCGTGAATCAGTAAAAACTAatattttgtgtgcattttttgtcAGATGGTGGATGCTAGAGCAAATGTGGTACAGATTATTTTAGTAATTACTCATTTATAGATGTGTTATTATATGGATGCactttattttgcatgtttacagACACCCCCATTAAATTTAAGAGTTTCCAATTTGAGTATTAAAGGTACAGATCACCCGTGGGTACAGGGACGTTGAAACTATTCTTGGAGGGGGTGCTGTGAACCTCAGAGCCTCTAGGGGGGTCaaattctttggtcattttaaagtgaaatgcaTCATTCTAATGCactttgaaagaaaaaataagaggTCATACGATCATAAATTATCTAATAATACTAGACTGTAAACACCTGCTGAACGTATGACAAGGATAACGAATGAAAAgtgtttatttcatatttatttatttacctgaaCCAAAAAATGATAGTGTACTAAATTGTTTACAAACAAAGGTGACCAAATCAAACTGCACAAGATTTTTCAGCAACTGAGTCAAAAATTGTATTGCCTATTTGGTAGGATCTTTAACGGTACAGTCACTGACGAAAACAAAGCCTTTCAGTAGTTCTGAACTTCATTAAAGCCACTGCCACTCTTTGAACCAGGTGGTCTTGGAGAAGCCAGTGAAGCTCTCCCTGGTGAATTTTCGGGCAGGGAATGCGTAATTTGATGGACACTGCAACTGCCTTTTGATTAGCctcaggaaggaaggagaggaacGTAGTAGGCCTACTACAGAATAGACCTATCTGCTGCGACCCCTGTAGCTGTCGGCCTACTGGCACAGATCTGTGAGGTACTGGTGCCGTTGTCAAAGTGAAGTTtatgtatctctctctctctctctctctctctctctctctctctctctctctctctctctctctctctctctctctctggcgaTAACTGGCTCAGGGGAGTTTGGAAAAGAAATCACAAATCCACTTCGGGGGGATCACTGAACAGCTAGCCTAATATGTCCCTACTTGCTAGCAAACATGGTCGATCTCACAAtctacacacacatcaacagtcCAGCCACATGCAACAGTTTTGACAATAATACATTGATTAAgcacagaaaaacatgtttttatatgttaaattattattattttaattgtggTGAAAACTGGGACATggtatattcatatatttatctttatttatcctCTATATCATTGCAATGTAAGCTCTCTTTTACAGTAATGTTAAAAAGCACAATTTCGTCCCaatctacctttaaaaaactcctgaagaccaaGCTCTTCAGAGAcgaccttctctcctagcatcACACGACAACTCTACTCATTAAAGTATCGTCACTAGCACTTGTTGCTGCACTAATGGGTCTTAtcacactataccttgattgtttctcttttctgtaagtcgctttgtataaaagcgtctgctaaatgactaaatgtgaaTGTAATTTGGTAATGAATGCTGAGAGCAGGGAGATTTTAGTGTTACACTGTTGTTTTCAAATGACTTAAGTATCATAGTTAATGGTGTCACTACATTTACTGCAGCAATGTAACGTGGCCTATGTTAATATGCAACTGTACTTGCAAGTGCTACGGTTAAAACCGCTTTAAGTTCCCGCCCCATTGTATAGACAATTGGAGGAACAGTAAAACTgtaaacctgaagattaatttgagatgcagcctAGCACTGTGAATCTAATAAACCTATTAAGGTTTATCCGGGTTAagaacataacattttttctttctgaagtTTGAGGTCCATGCTCAACTATGTTCCACaagttgataccatttgttacataaATTTGTTGCTGAATTAGGCATTTCTCAAATAtcaagaatgtataaaaatgatcaaaacccctccagaatattacatcaatataccCAGACTTTTGtaacaacatagaaaaatccatgctgtgatttgtctTCAAAAACCttagtcattttggagatttagTAATTTCAATGATTGGATaacaagcacttctgttcttagTAGTCCCAGAAACCATCAGCCCCatggcaaccagggtctgaatttgtgatggcccaataaCTAGTTTTGTTCCAaatatacagttgcaagaaaagtTAATTcggcattaatttgtcataaaatgtgatctgatttgCATTTAAGTCCTGATTATGGACACAAGGTACTTATCCTCATaccatgcaaacaattataatattccatgttttattgaatatatatatatgagacaCTCTTAATGCTAGTAGAAAAAGTGAACCCTTTTgctaatgactccattaagagcTGATTGGAGTCAAGAGTTAGCAAACTTGAAGTCCTAATAATAAAATGAGATTTGAGTGAGATGTAGAGATACTTtgacatataaaaaaaacactcaaacatttgagtttgctattcacaagaagcatctgctCATGTGAGCCATGCCTCGCAAAAAAGAGATCTCTCCGAAGACCtgcgatcaagaattgtttattgCATCAGACTGTAACGGGTTACAAAGTAACCTCAAGACTTTACGTATTCACCAGTCCACAGTTGGACAAATGGTCCACAAATAGAGACGATTTAGTACTGTGGCTACTCTTCCTAGAAGTGGGTGCCACCCAAGTTCACTCCAAAGGCACAACGCAGAAAGCtcagtgaggaaaaaaagaactccagagtaacaagtaaagaCTTGAAGGAGTCATTGGAACTGATTAACATCTCTAGTCATGAGTCTACCACACAAGCAAAATTGAAAAGGTGTGGAAGAAACcactgcatgcctgaagtttgccaaagagcctgaagtttgccaaagagcaaCCTGTCACCCCATGACACTTCTGGGAAAATatttcatcagtccacaaaacaaaGGCTGAATTTTTCATTAAGAACATGCAGCACTATGTATGGTTTAAAAAGGAGTCTACCACACCTAGGTGTGGCATCCATGGCAGGACGCCAAGGAGGAAGTCGCTGATTTCCAAAGAAACAtcactgcatgcctgaagtttgccaaagagcaaCCTGACACCCAAAGGCTGAATTTTTCACAAAGAACACGCAGCAATAGGTGTGGTTTAAAATAGGCCCTGCATTCCAATCTGAGAACATCATCCCAACAGTGAAGTATGATGCAGGGAGCATCATGACTTGGGGCTGTTTTGCTGCCTCAGGGCCTGGACCACTTACTATCATTGAGGGGAAAATGAATTCCCAATTTAATCAAGGTATCCTACAGGTTAATGtcagagtgtctgtctgtcagctgaAGATCAGTAGAAGTTGGCTGATGAAACAGTACAATGACCCGAAACATCAAAGTAAATCTACCTCGActtcaaaaaagtaaatttgcCTTTTGGAGTGGTCCAGTCTGAGCCCAGATCTCAATCCAATAGAGATGCTGTGGAATGACCTAAAGAGAGCCGTTCACACCAGACATCCTAAGAATATGGCTGAACTGAAGCAGTTCTGTCAGGAAGAATGGTCTGAAATTCCTCCTGAACGTTGtgcaggtctgatcagcagctatcagaagcgtttggttgaggttattgctgccaaaggaggttcgaccagttattaaatcaagggttcacttactttttccaccatcactataaaggtttaatggatgtgttctataaaaacatgacatattATTGTTTGcatggtattaggttaagcatgttgtgtttgtctatacttgggacttagatgcagatcagatcacattttatgacaaattaatgcagaaaaccaggtaatttcaaagagttcacatactttttcttgcaactgtatctatcaacacatctgccaaatgtggtgcttttatcacaaaatgaatattttttgaTATATTAAACTGGAAGCCCTTCACGATGCTGTGATTAAcctagaggtcacagtaactcattttatacagtgaggtcaagattCAAGAAATTTTCTCATGGGCTTTTATGGGGACTGACATCATCCGACATTAATTAAAGTAAGCTCATTGAAACCACAAgggtctcagctttccagtgatagctaatttatgtaatttaaagttTAGAGAGCCcggtatgcacaaatattcaaagacagtgtgcaaaaaagaaaatgttaatgcatgagaaaaacattgtggtttttgccttaaactgcatgttatcaacataaagtaaGCCCCTCTTTaagtctgtaaagaggagacttgtgagaacccatagagcccattttcattcagacatcatgatgtcagaggtcaaatGACCGCTCTGAAAATCATCATGCCAAATTGCCTAGCAAAATAATAGCCTGACTTTCCACCATATTACGTCAACTTCCCGATGTGACATCCTGGCATGCTttttaccaatggattccttagatcttctagtttcataagaCAGATGTGTCTATCTGTCAGCCCGCCAGCTGGCCGATGAGCCCAATGTACCGCAGGCGGATCATCAGAATGCCAAGGGGTTCCATTTATTACTGTAACATGAGGCAATCTCAACaatttgttgcattttctttaatttgttattctttctttctttctttctttctttctttctttctttctttctttctttcttatgatattaatatttgtggtgttgTAAACAAGTTAACAGCAGCTTGGAGGCGGCCCAGGTTCTATCTGCTTGTAACACTCAGCCACCATTTTGGAAAATTGCCGGCCATGGTCATCAGAATGCAAatatgcgatggcccaatatccagtctttttctaaatatattaagctatatatgtaccaaatttggtgcttttatcaaaaaatgaacaataggttatctatgccgccccactattagttacattccaacactggCAATATATCAATAGTATTTAATGATTaagatttattaattatttacttttacattttgacaATGCACATTGATCAGCATCACTAAAAATTTGCTAAAAAGCTGATTTTAACCCTTGGAATATATAACAAGTACCGAGAAGTCCTTTGTAATTCttattacatatttaatatacatatatacacgtatatatatacacattactTATACTAAAGTATCCTATAGTATCAATTgagaatttttacttttttgtactacaagaaactttttatttatttataaattttattttttggcttgTATTACGTATGTCACAAATATACCATAATATGACTTGCTATGTCACaatactaataaataataataataatattaatgaataaaatacatttaaaagacCTTCTCGGTGTTTGTCATAAGTCAACGGTTGTTAAAATTAGCTTTTTATCTAATACAACTGGAATATGCAATATATTTCCAATATGCAACTGGTCCATAAATTCAGAGCAGTTACTGGCATCTTCAGTTGCCTCAGTCCCCTGTAGATTATTTAATACTCAACCATGGTATATAAATGCAtctctgtaaaacataatattgAACAAAAGCCTCaatttgatttctttcttttaatcttCAATAGTACTTCATAAATACAATACTTGGAGAGTCATAAACACAGTGATCACCTCTGGTTAGTAAGTTTTACATacttacttttacattttacaccctGTAACATTAagttatacaaaaataaataacttaattaTGTATTCTGCTCAtaaatttacaaatacacaattttGATCACACTTAACATTCTTTGATAAGCTAAACAGTATCTAGTGTGTTGAGCACAGTGTGAACTAAACCTCTAATGGTTTTATAAaatgatacttttttttaaacagacatGTAAGTAACAGTAGTACTGTTGGTACTATATAGACACAATTTATGTTGACAACACAAATAGAAATTGCATAGAAGATTATAGTTTTCCGATTCACCTAAATCTTCACAAAATCATTGGATAGAAGCATGCGATTTGCAAGTTGACATATAATGAGACAATCAGTCATTTTTCATAACTCACAGActatttttacaataaatttACTCTTTTCTTTGGATGATTCATCTCAATTTAGTGCAAAGCAATAATCAAAAGCTCAAATGTGGCTTTAAGTTTTACCAACATACAGTAGACATCTAGacagacattttaattaattgctgtattttgacttttttgtgtgcaaCAACAGCAGAAAGGGTCCTATATAATAACCCAACACCTCTAATATTCTCTAAGAATAAGTAAATTAGATTATCATCAGCTCTTGAGACATTTTAAagtacaataaaacatttttacgtAACATTTTGCATCACAGTTAAAGTGTATATTGAGTGAGTGACTCGAGGAATACATTGTagcagcacaaaaacacacttttaaaatCACACCACCACTATTTTTACTGGCCCTGACAGTTTTCTATGATTTACTTCCGTTCTTCAAAGCCTGCACCTCCCCGTGTGATGAAGTCTGGGTTTGAGCCTCCACTTTAGTCTGGTCTGGTGTCTTCAGCACAACCTGTGGCACTGTTTGCTGATTCTTGGTCAGCTCAGTTGATCTCTGTGGCGCTTTGCTTTGccagtttgtgtctgtttgtgtgtgcgtctcCAGCGTCTGACCTTGTCTTTGCTGGGCCGGACTGGAGCTGGAGTTGTATTTATTGCACATATCCCTCATGTCCAGCAGTCCCCGCACCAGACACGTGACAAATTCTGCCGAACATGTTTGCGGGCTCTCGCGGAAACTGGACACAGAGAAGATAATGTGGTCTGACTGAGGGTTGTAGCACGCTCCATATCCGTTTGGAAGCACGGGTCCGTAGCAGCAAAACATCTCAACAGTCGTAGGAACCTGAGGGGAGAGTGGATCCTTTAGTACTGAATACAGCTGTAGATGGAAAGGCTGAGACTACTGAGGTGGAAAAACCTTAATTGCAATTTTAACTACAATAATATAACAATTTTATTGAAAGCATCCTTGTATCTCTCCTGTCACCTGCCTTGTTTCTTACATATCTTATATATGCATACTATTGTGCTATATCTTAACACTGTAGCCGAAACGAGATAGGTATGTGCTTGTAGTGCACACTAAAGGGGTGCTCCAGCAATTTACTATTGTACTATAGATTACtcaaaggaaggaagaaaggaaagcCAGGAAAGAAGGTAGTTAAGGAAACTGAGGCAGACTTTCATTAGCACACTTTGGCTCCTAAATTTCAACTTCTTTCAAAACCCGCTTCTCCAGTTTGTAACTCAAGCTCTTTGTTTAAGATAAATTTCAAGATGAGAAAATCCGGATTACAGTAATTTgatattttcaaattttaaattAGGAAGCATGCAGAGCCACAGAAGACATTATACGTTATACATGTTTTCACAAGCAGAGCAGTGAGAGTAAACAAAACTTTGTGTGTAAAGCTGGTGTAGTACACCTTCATTACAATTTTGATGgattattgttagttttaaaaTTAGATGACAATACCTGACTTGTAGAGAGAATGAACTGATTGCTGATGAGATAGGCTTCGTCTTTGAATATTTCCGGCTTCTCCATCTTCAGTTCATGTGCAATTTCACGTAGTCCCAGTAAGTGATTGTCTATAGCCATCCCTGTAATAGCCTGCAAGAGAGAATGGATACTTATAATATGGTGTTTCTTTCATAAGCAATTTCAAATTTGTAATAGAATTTTGGATAAGGTTGGAGAATAGTCACCAGAATAGTATACTTTGTCTGAGCAGTTATGGCACCTCGTAACAGTTCCATCTTTTCTGCATCCTGGAGACAGAAACCACTCAGAATTACAACATTAAACTATTAAATTCCTTTATTTCCAGTGTAGATATCATGGtgtaatatgaaataatgttaaCAAATAgctgttatttattatattaacaCCAAATAACCACAGCCATGGATGGAATATGAGAAGATTAGACCtagtctttgtggtcattttgtgtctcttggtggtcctttagcatcttttttttgtcgttttatgtctctttgtagacaTTTACAACtattgatgttgtttttcatctttttgtcaAGCCTGTCAAGCAAAGAAAACTAACAATCTCATTTCATTATTCATAATGAGTTTCTATTCTGCAGCACGATTGATTTAAACTGGATAGTATGACTTACACTTGTGCTCATTTTCCCATCAGTCATTGCTTTGACAAAAGCCAGGGCTTCTGGTGTGGCTGAGCGGATGTTGTCTACTCTGCCCTGCTGAAAGCGTCGTATAGAAGCACTCTCATATGTCGACACCGGTCTGCTGTGGCATCTAAAGATGCACAGAGAGAAAGCTTTGTAGCTTGGAGCCCCACATTAATGTAACATACTGTATAGGAATCAGTCCTgttataatcatttttttcttaccgGTAGTAGGCTAACTGAAGAGCAACCTGGATGTAAGCATCTGGACTCATTTTCTGCTTCTTGATGAACTCTTTCCCGTAATCATAGAATTTGTGCACGTTCATGTCCAGATTTTTCACATGCCTGAACAGATAAGATACATTCTGCTGTGAGCTGAAAGCATTTATTCACGTATAAGAATGTACAGAAACCAGAGTCAACCCGGACTTTTGTAGTTTGTCGGCAGAAGAGGCGAGGAGTTTGTGAATCTCTGGAGTACATTTCCAGCGGAGCCTGCGTGGTGCAGGCAGCTCGCTCACACTTGCTGCCCTGACCAGCTTTGATGGGCTGCCAATCCTGTCACATGGGAATATATTCATATCATTTGGCATGTTTCGCAcgtcttattttttatcacacGTTTTGCATTTAATTTCTTACATGTATTTGAGTAGATACTCCGTGCACTGCACAAGGACAATTCCCTCGAATGGTGAGTGTTCGCACACGACTCCGCAGCAGCCGTCAGCTCCTACAACAAACTGGCACAGTCATGCTATTGTCAGTTGGATTTTCTTGAGTTGAACCAAACTGAAATGCGAGATTATCTAAGATTCAGTCAATATGCAGTTGCAGTTTCATCACTGTACTTGTTCACTTGTTTCTTCAAATACATTTCATCCACATTTTTCCAGCTACAGTATCAAAATCAGAGAGAAGGCCTTCAATTCATTCtgaattcttttttaaaacatctccATCAAAGTTCATGCTAATGACATCAGACTGACAAATTGTAATCCAATAGGGACATACAATCTTCATCAGAATATCTTTAAATGTACATTCTTAATTTGGCATGGGATTGGCTAATTACATCCACTGGCACATGTG
Encoded here:
- the chata gene encoding choline O-acetyltransferase, coding for MPVLDQEPSKDSGGEDGLPKLPLPALKDTLDVYLRCMKHLLTEEQFNKTQNVVKQFGAPGGVGELLQSKLKERRENKANWVYEYWLNDMYLNNRLALPVNSSPVMVFPQQHFRAPIDSLRFAAHLISGVLEYKTLLDLRSLPVDYARGQLAGTPLCMEQYYRLFTSYRLPGPERDTLVAQESSVMPEPEHIIVACKNQFFVLDVVINFRRLNERDLLTQLDKIARMADSKEEQLPPIGLLTSDGRTEWAESRSVLMRESTNRDSLDMIERCLCLVCLDDASGTELSDTTRAMLMLHGGGVAKNGGNRWYDKPMQFVVGADGCCGVVCEHSPFEGIVLVQCTEYLLKYMIGSPSKLVRAASVSELPAPRRLRWKCTPEIHKLLASSADKLQKHVKNLDMNVHKFYDYGKEFIKKQKMSPDAYIQVALQLAYYRCHSRPVSTYESASIRRFQQGRVDNIRSATPEALAFVKAMTDGKMSTSDAEKMELLRGAITAQTKYTILAITGMAIDNHLLGLREIAHELKMEKPEIFKDEAYLISNQFILSTSQVPTTVEMFCCYGPVLPNGYGACYNPQSDHIIFSVSSFRESPQTCSAEFVTCLVRGLLDMRDMCNKYNSSSSPAQQRQGQTLETHTQTDTNWQSKAPQRSTELTKNQQTVPQVVLKTPDQTKVEAQTQTSSHGEVQALKNGSKS